GCTTGTTAAATATACCTCGAAGTGCTGGACGGAATTAATTAAGGCCAACGTTTCCTTTTCTATGACCGAGTAATTCAGCTGGCTGGGGGTGAACTTCTTAGAATGATAGGCCACCGGATGTTCCACCCCCTTCTCGTCCGTCTGGGATAAAACGGAGCCCAGGCCATAGTCAGAGGCGTCGACCGTCAGGATGAATCTATCCTCAAAGCTCGGGGACCTGAGGATTGGAGCAGAGATCAGAATTGCTTTGAGACTCTCTAATGCCTTCTGGCAATTCTCATTCCATATTAACTTTACCCCTTTCTTCAGCAGATTGGTCAAGGGGGCGGCGATGGAGGAAAAATTAGGGACAAACTTACGATAAAACCCAGCCATACCAAGGAAACGCAGGATGTCCTTCCTGGTAGCTGGCGTAGGATACTGGACTATTGCCTCGATCTTGCTGGCCTTCggcgcaatccatcctcctccaaCTTTATGACCTAGGAAGATGACAGAGGTTCTGGCAAACTCAGATTTATGCAGGTTGACCACCAATCCTGACTGGAGCATGGCCTTGAAGAAATCCTCTATGTGACGCAGATGATCCTGCCAATCtacatcatatattaatacatcatcgaTGTAGACTAAGGTGTTTCCCACGTCACGCAACACCGTACCCATCAGTCTCTGGAAAGTGGAGGCTGCGTTTTTCATCCCGAATggcatcacctgacattcaaacagcCCGTCGGGAGTCACAAATGCTGATATGGGTTTGGCTTTTTCCGTGAGGGGAACTTGCCAATAGCCTTTGAATAGGTCAAATTTTGTCAGGTACCGGGCTCTACCTATGGCATCCAGACATTCCTCTACTCTGGGGAGAGGGTAGGTATCTGCTACAGTGACCTTATTCACCTGGCGATAATCAATACAAAGACGGTATTTCTTACCAGGTTTGGGCACTAGTAGTATCGGGGATGACCATGGGCTCGAGCTCGGGGCTATCAGATGGTGTTTCAGCATATAATCTACCTCCTCTTTCACCACCCGTTTCTTCAGTGGGTTGAGACGGTACGGGTGTTGCTTTATAGGTCGGACGCCTTCCTCCAGCTCGACATCATGCCTCATGACAGATGTTAACCCTGGAACATCGTCGAAGATAGGCTTGTATTGCCGGATCATCTGCAGTAATGATGATAGATGTCCTTCGGCTACGTGTGTCAACTTTGCCTGCAAGTTTAACAGAATGTCTGAGTTAGTcaacacctcctcttcctcctcaatgtCGTCATTAGTGGTCACTAAGGTTACGGGGAGTGTATCCCGCCCCTCGTATCTCTTGATCATATTAACATGAACCAGAGTCTCTTTCTTACGACGGTCTGGAGTACTCAGAAGGTAATTGAGGTTAGTAACCTTCTTTACAACCGGGTAGGGACCTACGAATCTGGCGCTCAAACTCCCAGTTATTGTAGGAGTACACACCAAAACCAGATCTCCTACTTGGAACTCCCTTTGCTTGGTCCTCCTATCATACCTGCTCTTGATCGTTCTTTGTGTACTTTCTAAGGTCCTAGTAGCCATCTCCCAGGCTGAGAACAGCCGTCCTTTATTTGTAGACAACCAGTCCACAATATCCTCGTTGGTTTCTGCGTCCAGCCAATGGTCTCGTGCCACCTCTAAGGGACCTCTTACTAAGTGACCAAAGATCATCTCCAATGGGGAGATTCCTATGGATTCATTGGGTACTGATCTTACCGCAAATAGGAGGTAGGGCAGTTCTTCAACCCACTTACTCTGCCTGTCGTAGCAAAACTTCCGAAGCATGCCCTTCAACGTCTGGTGAAAACGTTCCAAAGCTCCTTGAgactcgggatggtaggcactagaggtaacctgtctaattcccaggtcggCGATCTGTTGGCGAAACAAATGGGACATGAAATTAGACCCCTGGTCCGTCTGAATGGTCTTGGGAAGACCGTATCGCGAGATGAACCAGAGCAGTTGTTTCACCAAAACCTTAGCTGTGATGGTTTTAAGGGGGATCGCCtctgggtacctactaacccgatctagTATTGTTAGCAAATACTTCACCCCTGAGGTAGCAGGTGGAAGAGGGCCTACTATATCCAAGATGAGGTGTTCGAAGGGCTCACCTATTGATGGAATGGGGTGTAAAGGGGCTTTGGGGACAGGCTGGTTTGCTTTTCCGGCCACTTGGCAGGCATGGCAGGTCTTGCAGAAATGACGTACGTCCTCCTTCATATGCGGCCAGTAGAAACCTTTGGCTAGGCGGTGGAAAGTCTTAGAGATCCCACCATGTCCAGCAAATCTATTAGCATGGGCTGTTTCTAACAGCTTAGATCTGAACACGGCTGGGACGACTATCTGATCACCTACCGCCCTTGACTGGGGGTATTTCGGAGGATGCCGGCGACACAGTACACCACTTGACCACACATATAGATCCCCTCCTTTCGTAGGAGAGTCTACGGTGTCGGCCAACTTCCGTACCTGAGGGTCCTTCTTCTGTTCCTCTATCAGCTGGGCTCGAGTCCAGCGTTCGGGAACCGGCATCTGGACTGGTGGGACTGGTGTATGGCTACTTGTAACCTGCGGGATAGGAGGAGAGTCAAACAAAGTGTTTAGATCTAGTGGTGCATGGAGGTGCGCCTGAGACCTGGTTTGCACTGCTGCGATGGGACTGGTCTCTTCACGTCCTGGAATATCCACTACCAGGGGACAGTTGGGTAACAATCCTAGGGCTAAGTCATTGGCTAATATTACGTCAATTCCCTCTATGGGAAGACTATCCACCACGGCCAACCGGCACTCACCTTTGAAGTGCTGAGAGTCTAGATGTACTTGTACCAATGGGGCAACGTACAAGGTTGAAGGGAATCCTCCCAGGATTACCTTCTGCATCTCATCCGCCGATATACCTTCAGGTAATGATGTTTCCAGAATTAGAGACTGGGCCGCTCCACTGTCTCTAAGTATTACCACAGGCGTACTTGCAAGGCCACTGGCTACATATCCTTGGGAGGTATATGGGGCGAACAATCCTTTCCTCTTCTCTTGGGTGGATGTCGGTGGTACTATACTGTTCATCAGCATGACTTCCCTACGGGGATTATTACCTGAACTGCTACGACACTTCGCAGCAATATGTCCTCTCTTACCGCAGGTCCAACACAATACATCCCTCTTCGGACTAAACCTCCGAGGACTATCCGAGGTTGACTTGGCGGCACTACGAGGGGCAGTTCTATCTTCCGGTTTATGTTTGGCTGGATACCTTGAATAGGTCTTCGGGACGTACCTAGCAgatggcctatgagtcaggatatactcttccgccatggtggctgccgcactcaaggtctctacctgctgttcctctaggtacgtcttcaggtctccagacaaacaatccttgaagtcctcgagcagaatcagctgctcgaggtcttccttggtctccaccttccgagaggcgcaccattcttgaaaaagtcgctccttgatggtggcgaattcggtgaaagtatgctctgaggtcttcttcaggtttcggaacttttgcctatatgcctcaggtaccaattggtacgccatgagcaccactttcttcaccatatcgtaatcgccggagtcgtcaagggataacgtagagtaggcaatttgggccttcccagtcaaaactgactgtatcatgatggcccaattctcccttggccactccaaagaggcagcgactttctcgaaggctgcaaagaacttcgagacttccctctcattgaatttggggaccattttgatatttcttaccggatcgaaaccgcttactccagtttgtctctgtccagcgcctagtcgtaaaacttctagttcatgttgtctttgtctttcctccctttctcgctctcgttcttctctctctcgtctctcttctctttctcgttcttctctctctctttctcgttcttctctctctctttctcgttcttctctctctcgtctctcttctctttctcgttcttctctctctcgtttatcttctaattctagacgcctcatcgccaattccttttctttcatctccatttctttatttttcatctccacttctttatcttttaattctcgttctaattctaacttcttccactctatctcgcgatttatttctaaggcacgcatcttgaccgttaggaagctgatattaagctcacctgcatcactgtcaatgtcactgcccttatcttccttttctgtggaagctatttcctcaccttcccttgtactaggagtctcgccttcctgtttctcttctgccttcaggtgccggtgaaccttggacaaaatctccacacgggaatcactggcacggatcttgatctccaggtaggcgctcacttgtacaagttccggtttgctcagatactttaatctggcaagacagtccactctgttcagaaaagcctgaacatcgtccagatcatcgatggtagctttgtctgccattgtcacagatggaacactttgcacttaacacactgcttacacgttagcacttaacacaccgagcactgttctacgccaatattgcaccaaacactgcacttgccaatattgcacgtaatcactccgggcactGCACTACCcagtattgcactgagtccaagcgaacacttcgctctacaatatggcactgaatcactgagcaccgcactagtcaatattgcacttaatcgcttaatcacagcgagcaccgcactgcacaatatcgcacttagtcactctgagcaccgcacaggacgtataacgtcacaatcgtcacacacagggggaattatatacagggattacgccacttcaccacccctgtcaaacatacttaacaaggggacggatcccgctggggatgccaattatgttacggccctctcgggacgcaacggggttcttactctgatgtagttagaggaagatatatatccggccccaagccagtagaggctatcaagggatgcgatccgtgacgcaagtaacttaaagggagtagggaaagaaagataagaacttaatataatataatataaccatcaccattaaatatataaaagttaaacgtacacaagggggaggggtattaacactttacaaagggggtcaacactgtagtcttctgctggagactatggatccttgaagctaggtgctgagtccgcggtgcttccttcgtggcctcaagacgtgtcctcttagaacgccgagcctaccctggccacaggtcagccacaacacaggtccactgggggcaccgtcgtggaggccgtcaaccacacgtccagcaggtctgctggcaggtactgagccaccaaggctggcacggccactccacgaacgataaaaggggtacgccctagacaggagtctcgtgtgatatcaccaatcaccctcctgtcctcaataccccagtggattatcgtctccaaccgtcggtcccgggtaaatcctttaactgccactccaatggcaggttaacacaccacagtgttcttccggggggggggcgacgtcacaaaagctgcagcaaacttcactgtatggagactggctgcctcgggtagactgacttcaccttcaacacagtggtcccaggtcggctctgtaagcagacatgtcatcaataacagggacactaaaacaccacacttacaggctcagacgcaaacgcccgacatatccactccatagatggcgttgtagtctgagcaccacctcaccagaggtcagcggcggcggtgttgagcgctgaacggggctggaaactggccctcgtagctagtacacgtcgtcggtttggagggggtttcgggagctgacccacagatggcgcggccgtCACTGTTTAGAGATTGGACGCTGGATCAGGGTCCGTAacagcattatttccttgataatcaaacttgttgttcaaagataatatacaatctttgaaggaaacattttgagagtgcgagctggcaacactgggctggtgggcgagagagacatatggttagttgtgctcagaccttcagtggtgaagggtgtgtcccagctggccgccaccagccgccacccgccgccacccgccgccacccgccgccacccgccgcccaccaccagccgccacccgccaccacccaccacccaccaccagccgccacccaccaccagccgccacccgccaccacccaccaccagccgccacctgccaccacccaccaccagccgccacccgccaccacccaccacccaccaccagccgccacccaccaccagccgccacccgccaccacccactaccagccgccgccacccgccacccaccaccagccgccacccgccgccacccgccacccaccaccagccgccacccaccaccagccgccacccgccaccaccagccgccacctgccaccacccaccaccagccaccacccgccaccaccagccgccacccgccaccacccaccaccagccgccacccgccaccacccaccaccagccgccacccgccaccagccaccgccacccaccaccgccactcaccacccaccacccgccgccacccaccaccagccgccacccgccaccacccaccaccagccgccacccgccaccacccaccaccagccgccacccgcgaccacccgccaccagccgccacccgccaccagccaccgccacccaccaccgccacccgccgccaccacccaccacccaccaccaccagccgccgccgccaccaccacccaccaccaccgccgccaccacccatcaccgccgccgccaccaccacccaccaccaccgccgccgccaccacccatcaccgccgccgccgccaccacccaccacagccgccgccgacaccaccgccaccacccaccacagccgccaccacagccgccaccaccaccaccaccaccaccacccaccaccgccgcaaccaccagccgccatcaccaccaccactaccaccaccaccagccgccatcaccgccaccagccgccaccaccaccagccgccaccaccaccaccaccagccgctatcaccgccaccagctgccaccacctccagccgccatcaccgccaccagctgccaccaccaccagccgccaccaccgccaccaccacctcccaccagccgccaccaccgcccgctatcagcctgtCACcgtccgttgccacagtcgccaccgcaagccgccaccgccagccgccaccagccaccacagccgctgccgcccgccaccgcccgccaccgcccgccaccgccgccaccacccaccaccaccgccgccaccaccacccaccaccaccagccgccgccgccgccacccaccacccgccgccaccaccacccaccaccaccgccgccaccacccaccaccaccagccgccgccgccaccaccacccaccaccaccgccgccaccaccacccaccaccaccgccgccaccacccaccaccgccagccgccaccactcatcacagacgccgccacccgccaccgcccgccaccaccgccagacacagccgccagtgtccgccaccgccgccactgtccgccaccgccgccactgtccgccaccgactccactgtccgccaccgccgccactgtccgccaccgccgccactgtccgccactgtccgccaccgccaccactgtctgccaccgccaccactgtccgcccgccgccaccactgtccgcccgccgccaccactgtccgcccgccgccgccactgttcgcccgccgccgccactgtccgcccgccgccgccactgtccgcccgccgccgccactgtccacccgccgccgccactgtccgcccgccgccactgtccaccaccgccgccaaagccgccacggtccgcccgccgccactatccgccagagccgccactgtccgcccgccgccactgtccgcccgccgccactatccgccaccgccgccactgtccgcccgccgccactgtccgcccgccgccactatccgccactgccgccactgtccgcccgacgccactgtccgcccgccgccactatctgccaccgccgccactgtccgctcgccgccactgtcagcccgctgccactatccgccaccgccaccactgtccgccaccgccaccactgtctgccaccgccaccactgtctgccaccgccaccactgtccgcccgccgccaccactgtccgcccgccgcctccactgtccgcccgccgccaccactgtccgcccgccgccaccactgtccgcccgccgccgccactgttcgcccgccgccgccactgtccgcccgccgccgccactgtccgcccgccgccgccactgtccgcccgccgccgccactgtccgcccgccgccactgtccaccaccgccgccaaagccgccactgtccgcccgccgccactgtccgcccgccgccactatccgccactgccgccactgtccgcccgacgccactgtccgcccgccgccactatctgccaccgccgccactgtccgctcgccgccactgtcagcccgctgccactatccgccaccgccaccactgtccgccaccgccaccactgtctgccaccgccaccactgtctgccaccgccaccactgtccgcccgccgccaccactgtccgcccgccgcctccactgtccgcccgccgccaccactgtccgcccgccgccaccactgtccgcccgccgccgccactgttcgcccgccgccgccactgtccgcccgccgccgccactgtccgcccgccgccgccactgtccgcccgccgccgccactgtccgcccgccgccactgtccaccaccgccgccaaagccgccactgtccgcccgccgccactgtccgcccgccgccactatccgccactgccgccactgtccgcccgacgccactgtccgcccgccgccactatctgccaccgccgccactgtccgctcgccgccactgtcagcccgctgccactatccgccaccgccaccactgtccgccaccgccaccactgtctgccaccgccaccactgtctgccaccgccaccactgtccgcccgccgccaccactgtccgcccgccgcctccactgtccgcccgccgccaccactgtccgcccgccgccaccactgtccgcccgccgccgccactgttcgcccgccgccgccactgtccgcccgccgccgccactgtccgcccgccgccgccactgtccgcccgccgccgccactgtccgcccgccgccgccactgtccgcccgccgccactgtccaccaccgccgccaaagccgccacggtccgcccgccgccactatccgccacagccgccactgtccgcccgccgccactgtccgcccgccgccactatccgccaccgccgccactgtccgcccgccgccactgtcagcccgctgccactatccgccaccgccaccactgtccgccaccgccaccactgtctgccaccgccaccactgtctgccaccgccaccactgtctgcccgccgccaccactgtccgcccgccgccaccactgtccgcccgccgccaccactgtccgcccgccgcctccactgtccgcccgccgccaccactgtccgcccgccgccaccactgtccgcccgccgccgccactgttcgcccgccgccgccactgtccgcccgccgccgccactgtccgcccgccgccgccactgtccgcccgccgccgccactgtccgcccgctgccactgtccaccaccgccgccaaagccgccacggtccgcccgccgccactatccgccacagccgccactatccgccaccgccgccactgtccgcccgccgccactgtccgcccgccgccactatccgccaccgccgccactgtccgcccgccgccgccactgtccgcccgccgccactgtccggccgcctccactatccgccaccgccgccactgtccgcccgccgccgccactgtccgcccgccgtcactgtccgcccgccgccactatccgccaccgccgccactgtccgccacagccgccactctccgccgtacagcctcccctctctccgttagtaaataattataattgttagtaaataataaaagaaatataaattattagattttttttacccttaaattggttttaatatataaattgaaaataataatataatataaaatataataaaaataatataatataaaatataatttaatttcaagaaatttaactttaaacacaaagatgtgaaaagggttcagattattggctcaaacctttcataagagattcatattggtatataaatggattatgaatgactcatgttaggagtgtaaagttgccacaacatctcaaattagtgttagatacataggttttggttataagttttggaaacctatttaagtccacacacaatatcgtatctgatacgataaaacaaacgtttccaatactttcaaatactttccagatatgttgtggcaacctaaaattgtttgctgggaaccgtcgtgaggacccacaaccgtcgtgtggacccacaaccgtcatgaggacctacaaccgtcgtgaggacctacaaccgtcgtggggggcccacaaccctcgtggggggcccacaaccgtcgtggggggcccacaatcgTCGTGGGGGCCTTTAACCggtgtggggagcccacaaccgtcgtggggggaccacaaccgtcgtgaggacccacaaccgtcgtgaggacccacaactgtcgtgggggcccacaaccgtcgtgggcggcccacaaccgtcgtggggggcccacaaccgtcggtgGGGGCCCATAACCAtcttgggggcccacaaccgacgtggggggcccacaaccgtcgtgaggacccacaaccttcgtgggggcccacaaccgtcgttggGGGCCCATAACCGTCGtgaggactcacaaccgtcgtgggggcccacaaccgtcgtagggggcccacaaccgtcgtgaggacccacaaccgtcgtgaggacccacaaccgtcgtggggggcccacaaccgtcgtgaggacccacaaccgtcgtgaggacccacaaccgtcgtggggggcccacaaccgtcgtgaggacccacaaccgtcgtgaggacccacaaccgtcgtgggggcccacaaccgtcgtgaggacccacaaccgtcgtgaggacccacaaccgtcgtgaggacccacaaccgtcgtgaggacccacaaccgtcgtgaggactcacaaccgtcgtggggggcccacaaccgtcgtgaggacccacaaccgtcgtgtggacccaaaccgtcgtgaggacccacaaccgtagtgaggacccacaaccgtcgtgaggacccacagccgtcgtgaggacccacaaccgtcgtgaggacccacaaccgtcgtgaggacccacaaccgtcgtgtggacccacaaccgtcatgaagacctacaaccgtcgtgaggacccacaaccgtcgtgaggacctacAACCGTCATGGGGGGCCCAcatccgtcgtggggggcccacaaccgtcgtggggggcccacaaccgtcgtgggggcccttaACCggtgtggggagcccacaaccgtcgtggggggaccacaaccgtcgtgaggacccacaaccgtcgtggggagccaacaaccatcgtggggggcccacaaccgtcgtggggggcccacaatggTCGTGGGGGGGACCACaactgtcgtgaggacccactaccgtcgtgaggcaaacaaccgtcgtgaggagcccacaaccgtcgtgtgaacccacaaccgtcgtgggaggcccacaaccatcgtgtggggcccacaaccatcgtgtggGGCCCACAACCTTCGTggtgggcccacaaccgtcgtgagaacccacaaccgtcgtggggggcccacaaccatcgtgtggGGCCCACAACCTTCGTggtgggcccacaaccgtcgtgagaacccacaaccgtcgtgaggacccacaaccgtcgtgggggcccacaaccgacgtggagggcccacaaccgtcgcgcGGGGcgcacaaccgtcgtgagaacccacaaccgttgtggaggcccacaaccgtcgtgagaacccacaaccgtcgtgaggacccacaaccgtcgtgaggacccacaaccgtcgtgggggcccacaaccgtcgtgggcggcccacaaccgtcgtggggggcccacaaccatcgtagggggcccacaaccgtcgtggggggcccataaccatcgtgggggcccacaaccgacgtgaggggcccacaaccgtcgtgaggacccacaaccgtcgtgggggcccacaaccgtcgtgggggcccacaaccgatgTGGGGGGCCCATAACCATCGtgaggactcacaaccgtcgtgggggcccacaaccgtcgtggggggcccacaaccgtcgtgaggacccacaaccgtcgtgaggacctacaaccgtcgtgaggactcacaaccgtcgtggggggcccacaaccgtcgtgaggacccacaaccgtcgtgaggacccacaaccgtcgtgtggacccacaaccgtcgtagggagcccacaaccgtcgtgggggcccacaaccgtcgtggggggcccacaaccgtcgtgaggacccacaaccgtcgtggggagcccacaaccgtcgtggggagcccacaaccatcgtggggggcccacaaccgtcgtgggaggtccacaaccgtcgtgggtgtcccacaaccgtcgtgggtgtcccacaaccgttgtgggtgtcccacaaccgtcgtggggggcccacaaccgtcgtggggggcccacaaccgtcgtggagggcccacaaccgtcgtggggggcccacaaccgtcgtgggggcccacaaccgtcgtggggggcccacaaccgtcgtgggggcccttaACCggtgtggggagcccacaaccgtcgtggggggaccacaaccgtcgtgaggacccaaaaccgtcgtggggagccaacAACCAtcgtggagggcccacaaccgtcgtgggggccccacaaccgtcgtgggg
The sequence above is a segment of the Procambarus clarkii isolate CNS0578487 chromosome 44, FALCON_Pclarkii_2.0, whole genome shotgun sequence genome. Coding sequences within it:
- the LOC138350086 gene encoding uncharacterized protein — encoded protein: MAEEYILTHRPSARYVPKTYSRYPAKHKPEDRTAPRSAAKSTSDSPRRFSPKRDVLCWTCGKRGHIAAKCRSSSGNNPRREVMLMNSIVPPTSTQEKRKGLFAPYTSQGYVASGLASTPVVILRDSGAAQSLILETSLPEGISADEMQKVILGGFPSTLYVAPLVQVHLDSQHFKGECRLAVVDSLPIEGIDVILANDLALGLLPNCPLVVDIPGREETSPIAAVQTRSQAHLHAPLDLNTLFDSPPIPQVTSSHTPVPPVQMPVPERWTRAQLIEEQKKDPQVRKLADTVDSPTKGGDLYVWSSGVLCRRHPPKYPQSRAVGDQIVVPAVFRSKLLETAHANRFAGHGGISKTFHRLAKGFYWPHMKEDVRHFCKTCHACQVAGKANQPVPKAPLHPIPSIGEPFEHLILDIVGPLPPATSGVKYLLTILDRVSRYPEAIPLKTITAKVLVKQLLWFISRYGLPKTIQTDQGSNFMSHLFRQQIADLGIRQVTSSAYHPESQGALERFHQTLKGMLRKFCYDRQSKWVEELPYLLFAVRSVPNESIGISPLEMIFGHLVRGPLEVARDHWLDAETNEDIVDWLSTNKGRLFSAWEMATRTLESTQRTIKSRYDRRTKQREFQVGDLVLVCTPTITGSLSARFVGPYPVVKKVTNLNYLLSTPDRRKKETLVHVNMIKRYEGRDTLPVTLVTTNDDIEEEEEVLTNSDILLNLQAKLTHVAEGHLSSLLQMIRQYKPIFDDVPGLTSVMRHDVELEEGVRPIKQHPYRLNPLKKRVVKEEVDYMLKHHLIAPSSSPWSSPILLVPKPGKKYRLCIDYRQVNKVTVADTYPLPRVEECLDAIGRARYLTKFDLFKGYWQVPLTEKAKPISAFVTPDGLFECQVMPFGMKNAASTFQRLMGTVLRDVGNTLVYIDDVLIYDVDWQDHLRHIEDFFKAMLQSGLVVNLHKSEFARTSVIFLGHKVGGGWIAPKASKIEAIVQYPTPATRKDILRFLGMAGFYRKFVPNFSSIAAPLTNLLKKGVKLIWNENCQKALESLKAILISAPILRSPSFEDRFILTVDASDYGLGSVLSQTDEKGVEHPVAYHSKKFTPSQLNYSVIEKETLALINSVQHFEVYLTSNGHPILVRTDHNPLKFLAQFKQKNLRLTRWSLHLQQYPLQIEHIKGVDNVVADALSRI